In Flavobacterium sp. CBA20B-1, one DNA window encodes the following:
- a CDS encoding amino acid permease — MGVFSKKSIALLTAEANEQGEGTLKKTLGSWGLVALGVGAIIGAGLFSLTGIAAADNAGPAVAISFVIAALGCAFAGLCYAEFASMLPVAGSAYTYSYATMGEFIAWIIGWDLVLEYALASATVAVSWSQYFNELLKIFHLELPMQFLKGPFEGGMINVPAIVIVCLLSLLLMRGTQESARVNNILVILKVSVVIIFIALGWQFIDPANHQPFIPTNVGEEMVKSGQLSFSEFLSSEYFGQYGWSGIMRAAGVVFFAFIGFDAVSTAAQEAKNPKKGMPFGIIGSLVICTLLYVLFAYVLTGLENYLLFKNDAKPVATAFAKTGYHFLNTALIVTIIAGYTSVILVMLLGQSRVFYSMSKDGLLPKMFSELSKRQTPWKTNLIFMVFVSIFAGFVPVSDLGHMVSIGTLFAFTLVCIGILVLRKTQPNIERPFKTPFVPVVPILGIIVCLVMMASLPIESWERLAIWLGLGLIIYFAYSKKHSKLNSSNT; from the coding sequence ATGGGAGTGTTTTCAAAAAAATCAATAGCATTATTAACCGCAGAAGCCAACGAACAAGGCGAAGGAACGCTGAAAAAAACATTAGGTTCTTGGGGGTTGGTGGCATTGGGCGTGGGTGCCATTATTGGTGCTGGTTTGTTTTCTTTAACGGGGATTGCTGCTGCCGATAATGCCGGTCCTGCCGTTGCTATTTCGTTTGTAATTGCCGCTTTAGGTTGCGCATTTGCAGGCTTGTGTTATGCCGAGTTTGCATCGATGTTGCCAGTGGCGGGTAGTGCATACACGTATTCGTATGCTACCATGGGCGAATTCATTGCTTGGATTATTGGTTGGGATTTAGTGTTGGAATATGCCTTGGCAAGTGCCACCGTTGCGGTTAGTTGGTCGCAATATTTTAATGAATTGCTCAAAATATTTCATTTAGAATTGCCTATGCAGTTTCTCAAGGGACCTTTTGAAGGCGGAATGATCAATGTACCTGCCATAGTAATTGTGTGTTTGCTATCGCTTTTGCTTATGCGCGGAACGCAAGAATCGGCAAGGGTAAACAATATTTTAGTTATCTTAAAAGTATCTGTAGTTATTATTTTTATCGCATTGGGTTGGCAATTTATAGATCCAGCCAATCATCAACCTTTCATTCCTACAAATGTGGGTGAAGAAATGGTTAAAAGCGGGCAACTTTCGTTTTCGGAGTTTTTGTCGAGCGAATATTTTGGGCAATACGGCTGGAGTGGCATCATGCGTGCAGCAGGTGTAGTGTTTTTTGCTTTTATTGGATTTGATGCCGTAAGTACTGCGGCGCAAGAAGCTAAAAATCCTAAAAAAGGAATGCCATTTGGAATCATAGGTTCTTTGGTGATTTGTACGTTGTTATACGTTTTGTTTGCGTATGTTTTAACAGGTTTAGAGAACTATTTACTATTTAAAAACGATGCAAAACCCGTAGCAACAGCTTTTGCAAAAACGGGGTATCACTTTTTAAACACTGCATTAATTGTAACCATTATTGCCGGATACACATCGGTGATTTTAGTAATGTTATTAGGACAAAGCCGCGTGTTTTATTCAATGAGTAAAGACGGTTTATTGCCAAAAATGTTTTCAGAATTATCAAAAAGGCAAACTCCTTGGAAAACCAATTTAATTTTTATGGTATTTGTAAGCATTTTTGCAGGTTTTGTACCCGTTTCCGATTTAGGACACATGGTAAGTATCGGAACCTTGTTTGCATTTACTTTGGTTTGTATTGGAATTTTGGTTCTGCGCAAAACTCAACCCAATATTGAACGCCCTTTCAAAACACCGTTTGTGCCCGTAGTGCCTATTTTAGGAATTATTGTGTGTTTGGTAATGATGGCATCGTTGCCTATAGAAAGCTGGGAACGTTTAGCCATTTGGTTAGGCTTAGGGCTAATCATCTATTTTGCATACAGCAAAAAACACAGTAAACTGAATAGCAGTAACACCTAA
- a CDS encoding M48 family metalloprotease, whose translation MKNNIFCLLLTSFIFLSCKQESKEGINSETTNTSEVVVQSKVKGCGYTSLVEIEKNFLPAEDRVNQIVENIVSYSGLPNNFKVYRADYINNAFATIIDNERVIVYDSKLFNDVEWYSDTFWTSVSILAHEIGHHLSGHTEDNLGSAPLKELEADKFSGYVLYKMGATKEQALKAMKLIGSDNDSQTHPSKTKRLLAIEEGWDKSNNQRYKSALPPAPNGLPSDFYIFKKQMLINNDFLKLSPNWFEDNGDLYGVITETDSDFTGFSVRIINSSEEFKKYFRKIEDEDWGLSIESPHFGLNTEMCNACASNLRYLLQPGRRIKFKMVESLPDHGTSLNGVWFLTYLEVLPANYFDKK comes from the coding sequence ATGAAAAACAATATATTCTGTCTATTACTTACAAGCTTTATATTCTTAAGTTGTAAGCAAGAATCCAAAGAAGGAATAAATAGTGAAACTACAAATACTTCAGAAGTAGTAGTCCAATCCAAAGTTAAAGGGTGTGGTTATACTAGTTTGGTTGAAATTGAAAAAAATTTTCTCCCGGCGGAAGATAGAGTAAATCAAATAGTTGAAAACATTGTATCTTATTCTGGTTTGCCTAATAATTTTAAGGTTTACAGAGCTGATTATATTAATAATGCTTTTGCAACAATTATAGATAATGAAAGGGTTATTGTTTACGATTCTAAGTTATTTAATGATGTTGAATGGTACTCTGATACATTTTGGACATCGGTATCAATATTGGCACATGAAATCGGACATCATTTGAGTGGTCACACAGAAGATAATTTAGGTTCTGCTCCATTAAAAGAATTAGAAGCTGACAAGTTTAGTGGTTATGTTTTATATAAAATGGGAGCAACAAAAGAGCAAGCATTAAAAGCAATGAAATTAATCGGTTCTGATAATGATTCCCAAACACATCCATCTAAAACGAAAAGGTTACTAGCAATTGAAGAAGGATGGGATAAATCAAATAATCAACGTTACAAATCAGCATTGCCCCCAGCGCCTAATGGCTTACCTAGTGATTTCTATATCTTTAAAAAGCAGATGCTAATTAATAATGATTTTTTAAAATTAAGCCCTAATTGGTTTGAAGATAATGGAGATTTATATGGTGTAATAACTGAAACAGATAGTGATTTTACAGGCTTTTCAGTAAGAATTATTAATAGTTCTGAGGAATTTAAAAAATATTTTAGAAAGATCGAAGATGAGGATTGGGGATTAAGTATTGAATCTCCTCATTTTGGCTTAAATACAGAGATGTGTAATGCTTGCGCTTCAAATTTGAGATATTTATTACAACCTGGTAGGCGAATAAAGTTTAAAATGGTTGAATCTTTGCCTGATCATGGTACGTCTCTAAATGGTGTTTGGTTTTTGACATATTTAGAAGTTTTACCAGCAAATTATTTTGATAAAAAGTAA
- a CDS encoding YbbC/YhhH family protein, translated as MRKLVIIFSFVLLNNCIVKAQENRVYTGKKFAQKELDLALAIEKENPNYVGVKPLIKNEEMAIQVIEPIVVGKYGKERIELQKPYEVHKIEQYYIISGTLPFGSIGGTFVIIIDETNARVLHLTHYK; from the coding sequence ATGAGAAAGTTAGTTATTATATTTTCTTTCGTCCTATTGAACAACTGCATAGTTAAAGCACAAGAAAATCGTGTGTATACAGGGAAAAAGTTTGCACAAAAAGAGCTTGATTTAGCATTGGCTATCGAAAAAGAGAATCCTAATTACGTTGGTGTGAAACCTTTAATTAAGAATGAAGAGATGGCAATTCAAGTAATAGAGCCAATAGTAGTTGGAAAATATGGTAAAGAGAGAATTGAATTGCAAAAACCTTATGAAGTTCATAAAATAGAACAATATTATATAATATCAGGAACTTTGCCATTTGGATCTATTGGAGGAACATTTGTAATTATTATTGACGAAACAAATGCAAGAGTATTGCATTTAACTCATTACAAATAA
- the folB gene encoding dihydroneopterin aldolase: MGIIRLTNIRVFTNHGCLVEEAKIGSDYRVDLEIKADLRKSAETDELADTVDYVHLNQIVKEEMAIRSKLLEHVAKRIIVRIFDELPMVSRILLEVSKINPPIGGDVQQVTIVMEEYRA; this comes from the coding sequence ATGGGAATTATTCGCTTAACAAACATACGTGTTTTCACCAACCATGGCTGTTTGGTTGAAGAAGCTAAAATAGGTTCGGATTACCGAGTAGATTTAGAAATTAAAGCCGATTTGCGAAAATCTGCCGAAACAGATGAATTGGCCGATACGGTAGATTATGTGCATTTAAACCAAATTGTAAAGGAAGAAATGGCCATACGCTCTAAATTGTTAGAACATGTTGCCAAACGTATCATTGTGCGTATTTTTGACGAATTGCCCATGGTTTCGCGAATTTTGCTAGAAGTTTCAAAAATAAATCCGCCTATTGGTGGTGATGTACAGCAAGTTACTATCGTTATGGAAGAATACCGGGCATAA
- a CDS encoding glutamine--tRNA ligase/YqeY domain fusion protein, which yields MSTKEKSLNFIEQIIEEDLKNGLPPNKLRFRFPPEPNGYLHIGHASSICLNFGLGLDYNAPVNLRFDDTNPAKEEQEFVDAIKRDVEWLGFKWDKELYASDYFQELYDWAVLLIKKGKAYVDNLSADEIAKQKGTPTQPGVHSPNRDRSVEENLDLFERMKNGEFAEGEYILRAKIDMASPNMLMRDPIMYRIINASHHRTGSNWKIYPMYDWAHGESDYIEQISHSFCTLEFLPHRELYDWFLDQIYDESKVRPKQREFARRNLSHTVVSKRKLLQLVNEKHVTGWDDPRMSTISGMRRRGYTPAAIRNFAGTIGIAKRTNLIDVSLLEFCVREDLNKITDRVMAVLDPVKLVITNYPEGLEEWLDAENNPEAEELTYRKVPFSKELYIEREDFKEDADKKFFRLTLGKEVRLKNAYIIQGESVVKDANGNITEIHVTYDADSRSGSGTEASKRKVKGTIHWVSIPHAVEAEVRIYDRLFTHENPDGNKEVDFKEYINPDSLKVITGYVEPSLKTAVSGDKFQFQRLGYFAVDKDSTAEKLVFNKTVGLRDTWAKIESKE from the coding sequence ATGTCAACAAAAGAAAAATCACTGAATTTTATAGAGCAAATTATTGAAGAAGATTTAAAAAATGGTTTGCCACCAAATAAATTACGTTTTCGTTTTCCGCCCGAACCTAACGGATATTTGCACATTGGGCACGCTTCATCGATCTGTTTAAACTTTGGTTTGGGATTGGATTACAACGCACCTGTTAATTTGCGTTTCGATGATACCAACCCTGCAAAAGAAGAACAAGAGTTTGTTGATGCCATTAAGCGCGATGTGGAATGGTTGGGTTTTAAATGGGATAAAGAACTATACGCTTCTGATTATTTTCAGGAATTGTATGATTGGGCGGTTCTTTTAATCAAAAAAGGAAAAGCGTATGTTGATAATTTATCGGCAGATGAAATCGCAAAACAAAAAGGAACACCCACGCAGCCCGGAGTGCATTCACCAAACCGCGACCGTTCGGTTGAAGAGAATCTTGATTTGTTCGAGCGCATGAAAAACGGCGAGTTTGCCGAAGGCGAATATATTTTGCGGGCAAAGATTGATATGGCATCACCTAATATGCTGATGCGCGACCCAATTATGTACCGCATCATCAATGCATCGCACCACAGAACAGGATCTAATTGGAAAATTTATCCAATGTATGACTGGGCTCATGGAGAAAGTGATTATATCGAACAAATTTCCCATTCGTTCTGTACGTTGGAATTTTTGCCGCACCGCGAATTGTATGATTGGTTTTTAGATCAGATTTATGATGAAAGTAAAGTTCGACCAAAACAACGCGAATTTGCCCGTAGAAATTTATCGCACACCGTGGTTTCTAAACGTAAATTGTTGCAATTGGTAAACGAAAAACACGTGACCGGTTGGGACGATCCGCGTATGAGCACCATTTCTGGTATGCGTCGCCGTGGATACACACCTGCTGCCATTCGCAACTTTGCCGGTACCATTGGAATTGCAAAACGAACCAATTTAATCGATGTTTCGTTGTTGGAATTCTGCGTTCGTGAAGATTTAAACAAGATCACCGATCGCGTAATGGCTGTTTTAGATCCAGTGAAATTAGTAATCACCAATTATCCCGAAGGTCTGGAAGAATGGTTAGATGCTGAAAACAATCCAGAAGCAGAGGAATTAACCTATAGAAAAGTTCCTTTTTCAAAAGAATTATATATTGAACGTGAAGATTTTAAGGAAGATGCCGACAAGAAATTTTTCCGTTTAACCTTAGGAAAGGAAGTACGTTTAAAGAATGCTTACATTATTCAAGGTGAAAGCGTTGTGAAAGATGCAAACGGAAACATTACCGAAATTCATGTAACCTATGATGCAGATTCTAGGTCGGGAAGTGGTACTGAAGCATCTAAACGCAAGGTGAAAGGAACCATTCATTGGGTTTCGATTCCGCATGCTGTGGAAGCCGAAGTACGCATTTACGACCGTTTGTTTACACACGAAAATCCTGATGGAAACAAAGAAGTTGATTTTAAAGAATACATCAACCCTGACTCATTAAAAGTGATTACAGGCTATGTAGAACCAAGCTTAAAAACGGCTGTAAGTGGCGATAAATTCCAGTTTCAACGTTTGGGTTATTTTGCAGTTGATAAAGATTCCACCGCAGAAAAACTGGTGTTTAACAAAACCGTTGGCTTACGCGATACGTGGGCAAAAATTGAAAGTAAAGAGTAA